In a single window of the Chloroflexota bacterium genome:
- a CDS encoding ABC transporter permease, with the protein MTRYIARRLLSVIPLLIAVSLIVFGMSKALPGDPVAIFLQQADIANPELVNAMRDKYGLNDPLPVQYWTWLSLMFQGDMGESIRRGERVSDLLFRGMRNTFSVATASVALVIVVGWTMGVLSAVVHNRAWPQAITRFLAQAPVLMISIPGFAVAVFMVLIFGISLGWLPTSGVSNPREGDDVIDLAKHLILPTIGLALASVGGNWRLARNTMIEVLREDYIRMAHAKGLPLWRVYFVHGLRTTLVPLLTSAGLLFGSLLTGSFILEYIFAWPGIGLLLVESTVNRDVPVVMGATILIASLYIVLNLAVDILYAIVDPRVRYA; encoded by the coding sequence ATGACCCGATACATCGCGCGCCGTCTTCTGTCAGTCATCCCGCTGCTCATCGCGGTGAGCCTCATCGTGTTCGGGATGAGCAAGGCCTTGCCGGGCGACCCTGTCGCGATCTTCCTGCAGCAAGCGGACATAGCGAATCCAGAATTAGTAAACGCCATGCGGGACAAGTATGGCCTCAATGACCCATTGCCGGTGCAGTATTGGACCTGGCTCAGCCTTATGTTTCAAGGCGATATGGGCGAGTCGATTCGGCGGGGTGAACGCGTTTCCGACCTGCTCTTCCGGGGGATGCGAAACACGTTCAGCGTCGCCACCGCCTCGGTCGCTCTCGTGATCGTGGTCGGGTGGACGATGGGCGTCCTTTCCGCGGTCGTCCACAACCGCGCCTGGCCTCAGGCCATCACGCGTTTCCTGGCTCAGGCTCCGGTCTTGATGATCAGCATCCCCGGATTCGCCGTCGCGGTATTCATGGTGCTCATCTTCGGCATCTCCCTCGGATGGCTGCCCACCAGCGGTGTATCCAATCCCCGGGAAGGCGACGACGTCATTGACCTCGCCAAGCACCTCATCCTGCCGACTATCGGGCTGGCGCTGGCCTCGGTCGGCGGGAATTGGCGGCTGGCGCGAAACACCATGATCGAGGTATTGCGTGAAGACTATATTCGAATGGCCCACGCCAAAGGCCTACCGCTCTGGCGCGTCTACTTTGTGCATGGCCTTCGCACAACCCTTGTCCCGCTCCTGACAAGCGCCGGACTGCTGTTCGGATCTCTGCTGACGGGATCGTTCATCCTGGAATACATCTTCGCCTGGCCCGGCATCGGCTTACTTCTCGTCGAGTCTACGGTAAATCGTGATGTTCCGGTCGTCATGGGCGCAACAATCTTGATCGCTTCGCTGTATATCGTCCTTAACCTAGCAGTCGATATTCTCTACGCCATCGTCGACCCGCGTGTACGCTATGCATAG
- a CDS encoding ABC transporter permease, producing MHSALSPNKPAGQRLRRTATFLRDHPVLSASLIPILLLIIIALIAPLLPITDPNRANLSVRYLPPLSEAYILGTDRQGNDVVHAERNPDLFPSSVVERYEPPVRKHYVLGADSLGRDIVSRLIWGSRVSLLIGIFANVAVVLISVFFGLLAGYLGGRVDGVIMRLVDIGLAFPGLLLALLILTVLGPSVINMAVAVILSSVPLNIRFFRGQVLTVRNAKYVEAARLLGYNNLRIMFREVLPNVMPLIITVTALNATSFFIFTAGFSLIGMGLQPPDPDWGTIMSDGLRALYEQPAVILGPTILISILAICFNILGDEVQKILSPRESQL from the coding sequence ATGCATAGCGCGCTATCACCGAATAAACCCGCCGGGCAACGCTTAAGGCGGACTGCCACATTTCTGCGTGATCATCCGGTCTTGAGCGCATCGCTCATTCCCATTCTCCTCCTCATCATCATCGCCCTCATCGCACCGTTGCTGCCCATCACCGATCCGAATCGAGCCAATCTATCCGTTCGCTATCTTCCACCGCTATCCGAAGCCTATATCTTGGGGACTGATCGCCAGGGCAACGACGTCGTACACGCGGAACGAAACCCAGACCTGTTCCCCTCAAGCGTCGTTGAGCGCTATGAGCCTCCGGTACGCAAGCACTACGTTCTCGGGGCCGATAGCCTCGGCCGCGACATCGTCTCCCGGCTCATATGGGGCAGCCGCGTCTCATTGCTGATTGGCATTTTCGCCAATGTCGCGGTCGTGCTGATTTCGGTCTTCTTCGGCCTGCTCGCCGGATATCTCGGCGGGCGTGTGGACGGCGTGATCATGCGCCTGGTCGACATCGGGCTTGCGTTTCCGGGCCTGCTGCTGGCGCTCCTCATCCTTACCGTGCTCGGACCGTCGGTCATCAACATGGCGGTTGCCGTCATCCTGTCGTCCGTGCCACTCAACATTCGATTCTTCCGCGGCCAAGTGCTAACCGTGAGAAACGCCAAATACGTCGAGGCTGCGCGCCTGCTTGGGTACAACAATCTGCGAATCATGTTCCGAGAAGTGCTGCCGAACGTGATGCCGCTGATCATCACGGTGACGGCCCTGAATGCCACGAGCTTCTTCATTTTCACCGCCGGCTTCAGCCTGATCGGCATGGGTCTCCAGCCGCCCGACCCCGACTGGGGAACCATCATGTCGGACGGCCTGCGCGCGCTCTATGAGCAGCCCGCGGTGATCCTGGGCCCGACGATCCTAATCTCTATTCTGGCGATCTGCTTCAACATCCTCGGCGACGAGGTCCAGAAGATCCTCAGCCCGCGCGAAAGCCAGCTTTAG
- a CDS encoding ATP-binding cassette domain-containing protein: protein MSDTVAPLLQCEGLVKAFSLPRTKLMERRRSLLAVGGVDLSLDAEETLGLVGESGCGKTTLGRLIVGLEQPTSGSVIFSARKASSSGGNERLDVARNAQMVFQDPLGSLNPRKRIRDAIAEPLKIHEIVPDDAIDERVNDLLQEVGLPIEFGARFPMQVSGGQQQRVAIARALSVESELLVADEPLSSLDVSVQAQILDLLRHIRDRRRLSVIFISHDLAVVQQLCNRVAVMYLGKIVEEGETRRLFQRPRHPYTTALLSAVPRVKTAAGERIRLSGEPASAANIPPGCPFHTRCWKAADICRTDVPKLESLDGAQVACHFPE, encoded by the coding sequence ATGAGCGACACCGTTGCCCCACTGCTGCAATGCGAAGGGCTGGTCAAGGCGTTCAGCCTGCCCCGCACAAAACTCATGGAACGGCGGCGGTCACTGCTCGCGGTTGGCGGGGTCGACCTCAGCCTCGACGCCGAGGAAACGCTGGGCCTGGTCGGCGAGTCGGGCTGCGGCAAGACCACGCTGGGACGCCTGATCGTCGGACTGGAGCAGCCCACCAGCGGCAGCGTCATCTTCAGCGCACGCAAGGCGTCGTCTTCCGGTGGAAATGAACGCCTCGACGTGGCGAGGAATGCTCAAATGGTCTTTCAGGACCCGTTGGGATCGCTCAATCCGCGAAAGCGCATCCGCGACGCCATTGCCGAGCCGCTGAAGATTCACGAGATCGTCCCCGACGACGCGATTGACGAGCGCGTCAACGATTTGCTGCAGGAAGTCGGGCTACCGATCGAGTTCGGCGCGCGCTTCCCGATGCAGGTGAGCGGCGGACAGCAGCAGCGCGTGGCCATCGCGCGAGCCCTGTCGGTGGAAAGCGAGTTGCTGGTCGCCGACGAGCCGTTGTCGTCGTTGGACGTATCCGTGCAGGCGCAGATCCTGGACCTGCTGCGGCACATCCGTGACCGGCGGCGCCTGAGCGTCATCTTCATTTCCCACGACCTGGCCGTGGTCCAGCAACTGTGCAACCGGGTGGCGGTGATGTACCTCGGCAAGATCGTGGAAGAAGGGGAAACTCGCAGGCTGTTTCAGCGCCCGCGGCATCCCTACACCACCGCCCTGCTCTCGGCGGTGCCCCGAGTCAAGACAGCCGCCGGCGAGCGAATCCGCCTGTCCGGTGAACCGGCCAGCGCCGCCAACATTCCGCCTGGATGCCCCTTCCACACGCGCTGCTGGAAGGCCGCCGATATCTGCCGCACCGACGTGCCGAAGCTTGAGTCCCTGGACGGCGCTCAGGTCGCTTGCCACTTTCCCGAGTGA
- a CDS encoding ABC transporter ATP-binding protein, translated as MSVTAATEPVLAVKDLHTHFFTKTATVRAVNGVSFSIYPGEIVGLVGESGCGKSVTAMSILGLVDTPGRVVNGTITFDGRDMRRMSGGQLRRVRGHEIAMIFQNPIGALNPVFSVGRQLVEAIRTHQRVGRREAYQQAVGLLERVGIPDPEQRLPQFPHQFSGGMAQRVVIAMALANRPKLLIADEPTTALDVTIQAQIIDLLAELNQEFGMAVLHITHNMALVAESCARTIVMYGGKIAESGETPVVFDDPKHPYTQALLGSVPDLDQPDQIIDPLEGFPPDITREWPGCEFEPRCSQRFERCPVENPLLREVAVGHAVRCHLYEAAS; from the coding sequence ATGAGCGTCACCGCCGCGACGGAACCGGTGCTCGCCGTGAAGGACCTGCACACGCACTTCTTCACCAAGACGGCGACGGTGCGCGCCGTCAACGGCGTGAGCTTCAGCATCTATCCCGGAGAGATCGTGGGTCTCGTCGGCGAATCCGGCTGCGGCAAGTCGGTAACCGCAATGTCCATTCTGGGGCTGGTTGACACCCCGGGACGGGTGGTGAACGGCACCATCACCTTCGATGGTCGCGACATGCGCAGGATGTCCGGCGGCCAGCTTCGCCGCGTCCGGGGTCATGAGATCGCCATGATCTTTCAGAATCCCATTGGCGCCCTGAACCCGGTGTTCAGCGTCGGGCGTCAGCTCGTCGAGGCCATCCGCACCCACCAGCGTGTCGGCCGCCGCGAGGCGTACCAACAAGCCGTCGGCCTGCTCGAGCGCGTCGGGATTCCCGATCCCGAGCAGCGGTTGCCGCAATTCCCCCATCAGTTCAGCGGCGGCATGGCGCAGCGGGTTGTCATCGCCATGGCGCTGGCCAACCGGCCCAAGTTGCTCATCGCCGACGAGCCGACGACGGCGTTGGACGTCACCATCCAGGCGCAGATCATCGACCTGCTGGCCGAGCTGAACCAGGAGTTCGGCATGGCCGTGCTGCACATCACCCACAACATGGCGCTGGTGGCCGAAAGCTGCGCCCGCACCATCGTGATGTACGGCGGAAAGATCGCCGAGAGCGGCGAAACGCCGGTGGTCTTCGACGATCCAAAGCATCCCTACACCCAGGCGCTGCTCGGGTCAGTCCCAGACCTCGATCAGCCCGACCAGATCATCGATCCGCTCGAAGGGTTCCCGCCCGACATCACCCGGGAGTGGCCGGGCTGCGAGTTCGAGCCGCGGTGCAGTCAGCGCTTCGAGCGCTGTCCGGTCGAAAACCCACTGCTGCGCGAGGTAGCCGTCGGACACGCCGTGCGCTGCCACCTCTATGAGGCGGCCTCATGA